One Segnochrobactrum spirostomi genomic window carries:
- a CDS encoding ABC transporter substrate-binding protein codes for MTKDDPNTPNAMKSPLSRRTVLKGMGAGAALAAGGVLPGAFQGARAAQSLNYMCWEGYNAPAILDPFQKANDVQISVDLITDSAGGFAKLAAGAYRAFDLVSSDSPWIARMGPAGIDRFIDDAEFADQYAEFYPQFRAPFAPLQYEGKATGLPTRWGWVGPTVNTKFDKLETWSSYAPVFDPAYRDKICLLDWGDWPIMPLALYAGVNPYKELDKNELDEVRKVLRAAFKNTRAIVGDLAIAQKGLLDGSFRCLIGGGSYCTSSLRLAGHDYVQSIVPEPRNGLKQGIIWMEATGLLDNGNDPTLAKKFLKYIVSPDVAVKLAITEATCNLVPNQKAEALFTPEQKSALQMDYMWHAWDNSLFHTIAPNIDDMLAIWQEELAAR; via the coding sequence GTGACGAAAGACGATCCCAACACCCCGAATGCGATGAAGTCCCCGCTGTCCCGCCGCACCGTGCTGAAGGGCATGGGCGCCGGCGCGGCGCTTGCGGCCGGCGGCGTGCTGCCGGGCGCGTTCCAGGGCGCCCGCGCCGCTCAGTCGCTGAACTATATGTGCTGGGAGGGCTACAACGCCCCGGCGATCCTCGATCCCTTCCAGAAGGCGAACGACGTCCAGATCTCGGTCGATCTGATCACCGATTCCGCCGGCGGCTTCGCCAAGCTCGCGGCCGGTGCCTACCGTGCCTTCGACCTCGTGTCTTCGGACAGCCCCTGGATCGCCCGCATGGGTCCGGCCGGCATCGACCGCTTCATCGACGATGCCGAGTTCGCCGACCAATATGCCGAGTTCTATCCGCAGTTCCGCGCGCCGTTCGCGCCGCTGCAATACGAGGGCAAGGCGACCGGCCTGCCGACGCGCTGGGGCTGGGTCGGCCCGACCGTGAACACCAAGTTCGACAAGCTCGAGACCTGGTCGAGCTACGCTCCCGTCTTCGATCCGGCCTACCGCGACAAGATCTGCCTGCTCGATTGGGGTGATTGGCCGATCATGCCGCTCGCCCTCTATGCCGGCGTGAACCCCTACAAGGAGCTCGATAAGAACGAGCTCGACGAAGTCCGCAAGGTGCTGCGCGCGGCGTTCAAGAACACCCGCGCCATCGTCGGCGATCTCGCCATCGCCCAGAAGGGCCTGCTCGACGGCTCGTTCCGCTGCCTGATCGGCGGCGGCTCCTACTGCACCTCGTCGCTGCGCCTCGCCGGCCACGATTATGTGCAGTCGATCGTGCCGGAGCCCCGCAACGGGCTGAAGCAGGGCATCATCTGGATGGAGGCGACCGGCCTCCTCGACAACGGCAACGACCCGACGCTCGCCAAGAAGTTCCTGAAATACATCGTCTCGCCAGACGTCGCGGTGAAGCTCGCGATCACCGAGGCGACCTGCAATCTGGTGCCGAACCAGAAGGCGGAAGCGCTGTTCACGCCGGAGCAGAAGAGCGCGTTGCAGATGGATTATATGTGGCACGCCTGGGACAACAGCCTGTTCCACACGATCGCGCCGAACATCGACGACATGCTGGCGATCTGGCAGGAAGAACTCGCGGCCCGCTGA
- a CDS encoding glutamine synthetase family protein, which produces MTDRHNAARQLETGLAALDARDVHIGIFDPDGVFRHKQVSADKAVKLAAKGYPFCEVLYCWDTAEKTYDSGAYIDRPATLFAENLRRYPFADKAAVCIADFEGDFGALSPRTQALRMIAELGALGFDVNAAFEFEFFVFDETPESLRAKDFTGLDHFAQGNRTYSLQTTALYGDLIGGLRQTMETLGIEIEAIHTELGPGCFEAPLHHAKGIKAADDAALFKNFAKAYFLRNGLTAAFMSKLSPDLAGQSGHLHVSLTRPDGTPAFHDAAEPEGLSRTARHFIGGLVALMPEMLAMCSHTVNAYKRMVPGAWAPTAANWGVQNRTAAVRVINDAPEATRVEFRVPSADTNPYLSLAMCLGAGLWGIRNEIEPPPGSRANLYAATPDPAAVFPSDLGRAAERFAASAPARALFGDAFVDAFAAARRFEDAEYRRHVSPWEIRRYLEVV; this is translated from the coding sequence ATGACGGATCGGCACAACGCGGCGCGGCAGCTCGAGACCGGTCTTGCAGCACTCGATGCGCGCGACGTGCATATCGGCATCTTCGATCCGGACGGCGTGTTCCGCCATAAGCAGGTGTCGGCCGACAAGGCGGTGAAGCTCGCCGCCAAGGGCTATCCCTTCTGCGAAGTGCTCTATTGCTGGGATACCGCCGAGAAGACCTACGACAGCGGTGCCTATATCGACCGGCCCGCGACGCTCTTTGCCGAAAACCTGCGCCGCTATCCCTTCGCCGACAAGGCCGCGGTGTGCATCGCCGATTTCGAGGGCGACTTCGGCGCGCTCTCTCCCCGCACCCAGGCCCTTCGAATGATCGCCGAGCTCGGCGCGCTCGGCTTCGACGTCAACGCCGCCTTCGAGTTCGAATTCTTCGTCTTCGACGAGACGCCGGAGAGCCTGCGCGCCAAGGACTTCACCGGCCTCGACCATTTCGCGCAAGGCAACCGCACCTATTCGCTCCAGACGACCGCGCTCTACGGCGACCTGATCGGCGGGCTCCGGCAGACGATGGAGACGCTCGGCATCGAGATCGAGGCGATCCACACCGAGCTCGGGCCGGGGTGCTTCGAGGCGCCGCTGCACCACGCCAAGGGCATCAAGGCCGCCGATGACGCCGCACTCTTCAAGAATTTCGCCAAGGCCTATTTTCTGCGCAACGGGCTGACCGCGGCCTTCATGTCGAAGCTGTCGCCGGATCTCGCCGGCCAGTCGGGCCATCTCCACGTCTCGCTGACGCGCCCGGACGGCACGCCGGCCTTCCACGACGCGGCCGAGCCGGAGGGCTTGAGCCGGACCGCGCGGCACTTCATCGGCGGCCTCGTCGCGCTGATGCCCGAGATGCTCGCGATGTGCAGCCACACGGTGAACGCCTACAAGCGCATGGTGCCGGGCGCCTGGGCGCCGACGGCGGCGAACTGGGGCGTGCAGAATCGCACCGCCGCGGTGCGCGTCATCAACGACGCGCCGGAGGCGACGCGCGTCGAGTTCCGCGTCCCCTCCGCGGACACCAACCCCTATCTCTCGCTCGCCATGTGCCTCGGTGCCGGTCTCTGGGGCATCCGCAACGAGATCGAGCCGCCGCCGGGCAGCCGTGCCAATCTCTATGCCGCGACGCCGGACCCGGCCGCCGTCTTCCCGTCCGATCTCGGCCGGGCGGCCGAGCGCTTCGCCGCCTCGGCGCCGGCCCGCGCCTTGTTCGGGGACGCCTTCGTCGATGCGTTCGCCGCCGCCCGACGTTTCGAGGACGCCGAATATCGCCGCCATGTCAGCCCGTGGGAAATCCGCCGCTACCTCGAGGTGGTCTGA
- a CDS encoding helix-turn-helix transcriptional regulator — translation MQSAFADWNAAVGRGLEALGTAEFPRALEDAVRAAVPFDIFMVFAYSGPENPICLAHNMDGGRAETVIEAYARGPYLLDPFYGAAIGHEPAGVIRLKSLAPDLFYTSEYFKQHYERTCIRDEVGFLLRPALGTAIVVSVTRPIDGPAFSARDMQTIRAIEPVVRRLGESHWRDIGQRFTPGRRNGAKAGPIDRALDAMAVGHLTPREIEITALVLRGHSNASIADLLKISAGTVKIHRRNIYQKLQIGSQADLFARFIAHLATVS, via the coding sequence GTGCAGAGCGCTTTCGCGGACTGGAATGCGGCCGTGGGCCGGGGGCTCGAGGCCCTCGGCACGGCGGAATTTCCGCGCGCTCTCGAAGACGCAGTGCGGGCGGCGGTGCCCTTCGACATCTTCATGGTGTTCGCCTATTCGGGGCCGGAAAACCCGATCTGCCTCGCCCACAACATGGATGGCGGCCGGGCCGAAACGGTGATCGAGGCCTATGCCCGCGGGCCCTATCTGCTCGATCCGTTCTATGGCGCGGCGATCGGCCACGAGCCGGCCGGGGTGATCCGCCTGAAGTCGCTGGCGCCGGACCTCTTCTACACCTCCGAATATTTCAAACAGCATTATGAGCGGACCTGCATCCGCGACGAGGTCGGCTTCCTCCTGCGCCCGGCGCTGGGGACGGCGATCGTCGTCAGCGTGACGCGGCCGATCGACGGGCCGGCCTTCTCCGCCCGCGACATGCAGACGATCCGCGCGATCGAGCCGGTGGTCCGCCGGCTCGGCGAGAGCCACTGGCGCGACATCGGCCAGCGTTTCACGCCGGGGCGTCGCAACGGGGCGAAGGCGGGGCCGATCGACCGCGCGCTCGACGCCATGGCGGTCGGCCACCTGACGCCGCGGGAGATCGAGATCACGGCTCTCGTGCTGCGGGGCCACTCGAACGCCTCGATCGCCGACCTTTTGAAGATCAGCGCCGGGACAGTGAAGATCCACCGCCGCAACATCTACCAGAAGCTTCAGATCGGCTCCCAGGCCGACCTCTTCGCCCGCTTCATCGCCCACCTCGCGACGGTGAGCTGA
- a CDS encoding GNAT family N-acetyltransferase, whose protein sequence is MSPRFVIEPLSRAHDRGGFTCGNERIDLYFRETVSQDVKRNYATCFVALEKATDQIAGFYTLSSSNVPLTAVPQPFARKLPRYPAVPAVLIGWLGRHRDYAGQGLGEALLFDAIKTVADAPIGAHAIFADAIDDNAASFYASFGFVELIKRPRTLFLPIATALSLL, encoded by the coding sequence GTGAGCCCCCGCTTCGTCATCGAGCCCCTCTCGCGGGCGCATGACCGCGGCGGCTTCACCTGCGGAAACGAACGAATCGATCTCTATTTTCGCGAAACAGTCTCGCAGGATGTGAAGCGCAACTACGCCACATGCTTCGTCGCGCTGGAGAAGGCGACGGACCAGATTGCCGGCTTCTACACTCTATCTTCGAGCAACGTGCCGCTGACGGCGGTGCCGCAGCCGTTCGCGAGGAAGCTGCCGCGCTATCCGGCTGTGCCTGCGGTCCTCATTGGATGGCTCGGCCGGCACCGCGATTATGCCGGACAGGGTCTCGGGGAGGCGCTGCTCTTCGACGCCATCAAGACCGTGGCGGACGCCCCGATCGGTGCGCACGCGATCTTCGCAGACGCGATCGACGACAACGCGGCCTCGTTTTATGCCTCGTTCGGCTTCGTCGAGTTGATCAAACGGCCGCGCACGCTCTTCCTCCCGATCGCAACGGCCCTGAGCCTGCTCTAG
- a CDS encoding type II toxin-antitoxin system TacA family antitoxin, whose translation MEARIPVEIYDQMQRAARLRGMTLTGYLIATAGEDARRVIEDAEILRLAREDQIRFAEALIDPPAPNARLSRAAKRHADLIERR comes from the coding sequence TTGGAGGCGCGCATTCCGGTCGAGATCTACGACCAGATGCAGCGCGCCGCGCGACTTCGCGGCATGACCCTCACGGGCTATCTGATCGCAACCGCTGGGGAGGATGCACGGCGCGTCATCGAAGACGCAGAGATCCTGCGGCTCGCGCGGGAAGACCAGATTCGATTCGCCGAGGCCCTTATCGATCCGCCGGCTCCCAACGCCCGCTTGAGCCGCGCCGCGAAGCGCCATGCCGACTTGATCGAGCGCCGGTGA
- the speB gene encoding agmatinase, whose translation MSTSFPQPIDSGLVPRFAGPATFMRLPLATSAAELDIALFGIPWDGGTTNRAGARHGPREVRNQSTLMRSTHHVSGIEPFKLARVADIGDLSVNPIDLLDALARIEAGVRSVVVAGAVPLAVGGDHLTTLPVLRAVARSGPVGMIHFDAHSDTNDLYFGDNLYTHGTPFRRAIEEGLLDPHRVVQIGIRGSIYAPDEHAWAKDQGIRIVYMEEFVRRGASDIMAEARAIVGDGPTYISFDVDCIDPSMAPGTGTPEIGGFTTREAQALVRLLEGVRIVGADVVEVSPPFDLAGMTALAGATILFELLCLVARQVAETRSSAGAR comes from the coding sequence ATGAGCACATCCTTTCCGCAGCCGATCGATTCCGGCCTGGTTCCGCGGTTCGCAGGGCCAGCAACCTTCATGCGGCTCCCGCTCGCGACGTCCGCGGCGGAGCTCGACATCGCCCTGTTCGGCATCCCCTGGGACGGCGGCACGACGAATCGCGCCGGCGCCCGCCACGGGCCGCGCGAGGTTCGCAACCAATCGACCCTGATGCGCTCGACCCACCACGTTTCCGGAATCGAACCGTTCAAGCTCGCCCGCGTGGCCGACATCGGCGATCTCTCCGTCAATCCGATCGACCTCCTGGACGCGCTTGCCAGGATCGAGGCCGGCGTGCGCAGCGTGGTGGTGGCCGGCGCCGTTCCCCTCGCCGTCGGGGGCGACCATCTGACGACGCTTCCCGTGCTGCGCGCCGTCGCCCGCTCGGGTCCCGTCGGCATGATCCATTTCGACGCGCACTCGGACACCAACGACCTTTATTTCGGCGACAACCTCTACACCCACGGCACCCCGTTCCGCCGTGCCATCGAGGAGGGTCTGCTCGACCCGCACCGCGTCGTGCAGATCGGCATCCGCGGTTCGATCTACGCCCCCGACGAACACGCCTGGGCGAAGGATCAGGGCATCCGCATCGTCTACATGGAGGAGTTCGTCAGGCGTGGTGCGTCCGACATCATGGCCGAGGCGCGGGCGATCGTCGGCGACGGTCCCACCTACATCTCCTTCGACGTCGATTGCATCGATCCGTCGATGGCGCCGGGGACCGGAACGCCCGAGATCGGCGGTTTCACCACCCGGGAGGCGCAGGCGCTGGTTCGGCTCCTCGAGGGCGTGCGGATCGTCGGCGCCGATGTCGTCGAAGTCTCGCCCCCATTCGATCTCGCCGGCATGACCGCACTCGCCGGGGCGACCATTCTGTTCGAACTGCTCTGCCTCGTCGCCCGGCAGGTGGCGGAGACGCGATCGTCTGCGGGCGCGAGGTGA
- a CDS encoding sugar transferase gives MRARAALIQTPWRAVPRDRARSAAAKRFLDLVGASVGLVLLALPMLLLALAIRLDSPGPALFRQARTGCGGRPFVIWKFRTMRHAGRDPGSPTVVTRLGAFLRPRGLDELPQLVNVLAGDMSLVGPRPHAIEEDACLADLLPRYRDRQRALPGISGWAQVQGWRGPAPEPEAMAERLRHDLWYVEHRTLALDLHIIGRSLALVVRGRMRG, from the coding sequence ATGAGGGCCCGGGCGGCACTCATTCAGACGCCTTGGCGCGCCGTTCCGCGAGACCGAGCGCGGTCGGCGGCGGCGAAGCGTTTTCTGGACCTCGTCGGGGCGAGCGTCGGCCTCGTGCTGCTCGCTTTGCCGATGCTGCTCCTCGCCCTCGCGATCCGGCTCGACAGCCCCGGCCCGGCGCTGTTCAGGCAGGCGCGGACGGGATGCGGCGGGCGACCCTTCGTGATCTGGAAGTTCCGGACGATGCGGCACGCCGGCCGAGATCCGGGGAGCCCGACGGTCGTCACCCGGCTCGGCGCCTTTCTGCGGCCGCGGGGCCTCGACGAACTGCCGCAACTCGTCAACGTTCTCGCCGGCGACATGTCGCTCGTCGGCCCGCGTCCCCACGCGATCGAGGAAGACGCCTGCCTCGCAGACCTGCTCCCCCGCTATCGCGATCGGCAGCGGGCTCTGCCCGGCATCAGCGGGTGGGCTCAGGTCCAAGGCTGGCGCGGCCCCGCGCCCGAACCGGAGGCGATGGCCGAACGCCTGCGCCACGATCTCTGGTATGTCGAGCATCGCACCTTGGCGCTCGATCTTCACATCATCGGCCGCAGCCTCGCTCTTGTCGTACGGGGCCGAATGCGCGGATGA
- a CDS encoding winged helix DNA-binding protein: MAAKRVKGIDHPEALDRRWHLATTAIEVDATELEFSLMRTFESFGRWQAECLRGAIDLPASGPENAMLHVIRMNDRPKSVKDLARLTNRDDIPNIQYSLRKLIGAGLVVRSGSGRSGVTYSVTDKGREVTDRYAEIRRALLIAAIEAVPGFEARLAEARRTLELLSGLYDQAARVAATHRRS, translated from the coding sequence ATGGCGGCGAAGCGCGTCAAAGGCATCGATCATCCGGAGGCACTCGACCGCCGCTGGCATCTCGCGACGACGGCGATCGAGGTCGATGCGACCGAGCTCGAGTTCTCGCTGATGCGGACCTTTGAATCGTTCGGCCGCTGGCAGGCGGAGTGCCTGCGCGGCGCCATCGACCTGCCGGCGAGCGGGCCCGAAAACGCGATGCTCCACGTCATCCGCATGAACGACCGCCCCAAGAGCGTGAAGGACCTCGCCCGCCTCACCAACCGCGACGACATCCCGAACATCCAATACAGCCTGCGCAAACTGATCGGGGCCGGGCTCGTCGTGCGCTCGGGATCGGGGCGCTCGGGCGTCACCTATTCCGTCACCGATAAGGGGCGCGAGGTGACGGACCGCTACGCCGAGATCCGTCGGGCTCTCCTCATCGCCGCGATCGAGGCGGTGCCCGGCTTCGAGGCAAGGCTCGCCGAGGCGCGGCGGACCCTCGAACTCCTCTCCGGCCTTTACGATCAGGCGGCCCGCGTGGCGGCCACCCACCGCCGCTCCTGA
- a CDS encoding LLM class flavin-dependent oxidoreductase, with protein sequence MTTTATSSPSVNPMFRRDRFLLGTFASNCSGGMTVTKVPERWSSTWDNNLALAGLLDDAGIDFMLPIARWIGYGGETDFHGSVLETMTWAAGLLARTRRIAVFATIHTTANNPVVVAKQIATIDHISRGRAGLNIVAGWNKPEYEALGLTLPDDHETRYGYAQEWFDIIRKLWSADEHFDWNGTYFHLKGVKGEPKPFAGEPPILNAAGSPQGREFATRNANFLFTPAIDLGRSTEEIAELKGAAEAKGRSVDVLTFSHVVCRPTEAEALAYLEHTGKTNADWAAVDNLIRLQFAHAQSFPHDLLALIRDRMAAGHGGFPLVGTPEQVADGISALAAAGFRGTTLSFVDYVAEFPYFRDTVLPILAARGLRPEA encoded by the coding sequence ATGACCACAACCGCGACCTCCTCGCCGTCCGTCAACCCGATGTTCCGGCGCGACCGCTTCCTGCTCGGCACGTTCGCGTCCAATTGCTCCGGTGGCATGACCGTCACCAAGGTGCCGGAGCGCTGGTCGAGCACGTGGGACAACAACCTCGCGCTCGCCGGCCTGCTCGACGATGCCGGCATCGACTTCATGCTGCCGATCGCCCGCTGGATAGGCTACGGCGGCGAGACCGACTTCCACGGCTCCGTGCTCGAGACGATGACCTGGGCCGCTGGCCTGCTCGCCCGGACGCGACGCATCGCCGTGTTCGCGACCATCCACACGACGGCGAACAACCCGGTCGTGGTGGCGAAGCAGATCGCGACCATCGATCACATCAGCCGGGGCCGTGCCGGGCTCAACATCGTCGCCGGTTGGAACAAGCCAGAATACGAGGCGCTCGGCCTGACGCTCCCCGACGACCACGAGACCCGTTACGGCTATGCTCAGGAATGGTTCGACATCATCCGCAAGCTGTGGAGCGCGGACGAGCACTTCGACTGGAACGGCACCTATTTCCATCTGAAAGGTGTGAAGGGCGAGCCGAAGCCGTTCGCCGGCGAGCCGCCGATCCTCAACGCCGCGGGCTCGCCGCAGGGACGCGAGTTCGCCACGCGAAACGCGAACTTCCTGTTCACCCCGGCGATCGATCTCGGTCGCTCGACGGAGGAAATCGCGGAATTGAAGGGCGCGGCCGAGGCGAAGGGCCGCTCGGTTGACGTGCTGACGTTCTCGCACGTGGTGTGCCGCCCGACGGAGGCCGAGGCACTCGCCTATCTGGAGCACACGGGGAAGACCAATGCCGATTGGGCGGCGGTGGACAATCTGATCCGCCTGCAATTCGCCCACGCCCAGTCGTTCCCGCACGATCTTCTGGCGCTGATCCGCGACCGCATGGCGGCGGGCCACGGCGGCTTCCCGCTGGTCGGCACGCCGGAACAGGTGGCGGACGGCATCAGCGCGCTCGCGGCGGCGGGCTTCCGCGGCACGACGCTGTCGTTCGTCGATTATGTCGCCGAGTTCCCCTATTTCCGCGACACCGTGCTGCCGATCCTCGCGGCGCGGGGGCTCCGCCCGGAGGCGTGA
- a CDS encoding carbohydrate ABC transporter permease gives MSSSAQTTSAQVRPTSFWPAFADRDWRIGWAFALPGLLTLAIVMGFPLAYACVISISSLTLLKPAIAPLVGLKNFATVMSDPLFWGSLWLTVKYSVVTVVGEFVFGLGIALMLNRTVRMKPVYFAILTIPMAMSPVSVALIWRMLLQPNLGIVNHVLETVGLPRMDWLGSADIAVWTMAGIDIWQQTSFVVLILAAGLAALPRDPYEAADVDGASQLQQFWFITLPMLRPVAAIAVVIQLINEFRTYDLPYVLTKGGPGTSTEVLSFFAYRRAFLGLSLNEGAAAAFVLLLIVLAMTIAFFALLERRR, from the coding sequence ATGTCCAGTTCCGCCCAGACGACGTCCGCCCAGGTCCGGCCCACCTCCTTCTGGCCTGCGTTCGCCGATCGCGATTGGCGGATCGGTTGGGCGTTCGCGCTGCCCGGGCTTCTCACGCTCGCGATCGTCATGGGCTTCCCGCTCGCCTATGCGTGCGTGATCTCGATCTCCTCTCTGACCCTGCTGAAGCCGGCGATCGCGCCGCTCGTCGGGCTCAAGAACTTCGCCACCGTCATGAGCGACCCGCTGTTCTGGGGTTCGCTCTGGCTCACGGTGAAATATTCCGTCGTCACCGTCGTCGGTGAGTTCGTCTTCGGGCTCGGCATCGCGCTCATGCTGAACCGGACCGTGCGCATGAAGCCGGTTTATTTCGCGATCCTGACCATTCCGATGGCGATGTCGCCGGTCAGCGTCGCCCTCATCTGGCGCATGCTGCTGCAACCCAATCTCGGCATCGTCAACCATGTCCTCGAGACGGTCGGCTTGCCGCGCATGGACTGGCTCGGCTCGGCCGATATCGCGGTCTGGACGATGGCCGGCATCGACATCTGGCAGCAGACGTCCTTCGTCGTGCTCATTCTCGCGGCCGGCCTCGCCGCTCTGCCCCGCGATCCTTACGAGGCCGCCGATGTCGACGGCGCCTCGCAGCTCCAACAATTCTGGTTCATCACCCTGCCGATGCTGCGCCCGGTCGCCGCTATCGCCGTCGTGATCCAGCTCATCAACGAATTCCGCACCTACGATCTGCCCTACGTGCTGACCAAGGGCGGTCCGGGCACCTCCACGGAAGTTCTGAGCTTCTTCGCCTATCGCCGTGCGTTCCTTGGCCTTTCCCTGAACGAGGGCGCGGCGGCGGCGTTCGTTCTCCTGCTCATCGTGCTGGCGATGACGATCGCCTTCTTCGCCCTGCTCGAACGCCGGCGCTGA
- a CDS encoding extracellular solute-binding protein: protein MAFQRTALAALMGATMLAAMPSAFAEGVTLHALMEDVPETQIIEKMLPDFEKETGVKVEFEKIGYGDMHDKLVAQLVAPESYYNLLEVDFLWAGEFPAAGWLVDLKPLVEKSDFDLKPFIPAMLDLLGRTDAQLPLIPMYNYSMGLIYRTDLIEDAKLKEAYKAETGKELAKPETLADYVAISKFMKEKAGVAGAAMQGQRGDPNAMEFSNYLFSAGGTYLGADRKVALDSAEGKTALGLYVDNIKNGAQQGALSATLDDTMRLMCSGQAFSMVTYWWMLPQIDNKEKCPAVAGKVALSVMPGGHGESGGWGWGIPKNTSPESQEAAWKFIQWVQSKKIEVARALEGHAPVRSDVYEDPAVLAKYPFYKTALDVVASGKSFPIFAYSAQYEDVLGAQLSLAAGGQATPDAALKAASDGLTQLLNK from the coding sequence ATGGCCTTCCAACGTACCGCGCTCGCGGCCCTGATGGGGGCGACGATGCTCGCCGCCATGCCTTCGGCCTTCGCCGAAGGCGTCACCCTCCACGCGCTCATGGAGGATGTGCCGGAGACGCAGATCATCGAAAAGATGCTGCCCGACTTCGAGAAGGAGACGGGGGTCAAGGTCGAGTTCGAGAAGATCGGCTACGGCGACATGCACGACAAGCTGGTCGCCCAGCTCGTCGCACCGGAAAGCTACTACAACCTCCTCGAGGTGGACTTCCTTTGGGCGGGTGAATTCCCGGCCGCTGGCTGGCTCGTCGACCTGAAGCCGCTGGTCGAGAAGTCCGACTTCGATCTCAAGCCGTTCATCCCGGCGATGCTCGATCTGCTCGGCCGCACCGATGCGCAGCTTCCGCTCATCCCCATGTACAACTACTCGATGGGGCTGATCTATCGCACCGACCTCATCGAGGATGCCAAGCTGAAGGAGGCCTACAAGGCCGAGACCGGCAAGGAGCTCGCCAAGCCCGAGACGCTTGCCGATTATGTCGCGATCTCCAAGTTCATGAAGGAGAAGGCGGGCGTCGCCGGTGCGGCGATGCAGGGCCAGCGCGGCGATCCGAACGCGATGGAGTTCTCGAACTACCTGTTCTCGGCCGGCGGCACCTATCTCGGCGCCGATCGCAAGGTCGCGCTCGACAGCGCCGAAGGCAAGACGGCCCTCGGCCTCTATGTCGACAACATCAAGAACGGCGCGCAGCAGGGTGCCCTGTCGGCCACCCTCGACGATACCATGCGCCTGATGTGCAGCGGCCAGGCGTTCAGCATGGTCACCTATTGGTGGATGCTGCCGCAGATCGACAACAAGGAGAAGTGCCCGGCGGTCGCCGGCAAGGTCGCCCTCTCGGTGATGCCGGGCGGCCACGGCGAAAGCGGCGGCTGGGGCTGGGGTATCCCGAAGAACACTTCGCCCGAGAGTCAGGAAGCGGCGTGGAAGTTCATCCAGTGGGTGCAGAGCAAGAAGATCGAGGTCGCCCGCGCCCTTGAAGGCCATGCTCCGGTCCGCTCGGATGTCTACGAAGATCCGGCGGTTCTCGCCAAATATCCCTTCTACAAGACCGCGCTCGACGTCGTCGCGTCCGGAAAATCCTTCCCTATTTTCGCCTACTCTGCCCAATATGAAGACGTCCTCGGGGCTCAGCTCTCGCTTGCGGCGGGCGGACAAGCCACCCCGGATGCGGCTCTCAAGGCGGCGTCCGACGGCCTGACCCAGCTCCTGAACAAGTAA
- a CDS encoding carbohydrate ABC transporter permease: protein MRRFGLHLGLLIVSAVVLLPPLWVLRTSLVPESLSYSTDLLPQPTLENYVGLFTRNHFGTYYLNSLVVAIGSVVLALPFAAMTGYAFARFKTGGRAARFAVLATQMLPPVAIVLPTFTLFRMLGLTNSLTGLVIVYAALNLPFLTWILMGFFEGIPVDLEWAAQTDGATAWGAFWRVVLPVSLPGIAAAGVLGFILAWNEFLFALVLSGPATATVPVALAALQTSNGVQIAKVSAGVVLAILPLVIASRFIQRFIVQGLTFGSVK from the coding sequence ATGCGCCGCTTCGGATTGCATCTCGGCCTGCTCATCGTCTCGGCGGTGGTCTTGTTGCCCCCGCTCTGGGTGCTGCGCACGAGTCTCGTGCCGGAAAGCCTCTCCTACTCGACCGATCTGCTGCCGCAGCCGACGCTCGAGAACTATGTTGGTCTGTTCACCCGCAACCATTTCGGCACCTATTATCTGAACAGCCTCGTGGTCGCGATCGGCTCTGTCGTGCTCGCGCTCCCCTTCGCCGCGATGACGGGCTACGCCTTCGCCCGCTTCAAAACGGGGGGCCGGGCGGCGCGCTTCGCGGTGCTCGCGACGCAGATGCTGCCCCCGGTCGCGATCGTGCTGCCGACCTTCACCCTCTTCCGCATGCTCGGGCTGACGAATTCCCTGACCGGGCTCGTCATCGTCTATGCCGCGCTGAACCTGCCCTTCCTCACCTGGATCCTGATGGGCTTCTTCGAGGGTATCCCGGTCGATCTCGAATGGGCCGCGCAGACCGACGGCGCCACCGCCTGGGGCGCGTTCTGGCGCGTGGTGCTCCCGGTCTCTCTGCCCGGCATCGCCGCTGCCGGCGTGCTCGGCTTCATTCTCGCCTGGAACGAGTTCCTCTTCGCCCTGGTGCTGAGCGGACCGGCCACGGCCACCGTCCCCGTCGCGCTCGCCGCGCTGCAGACCTCGAACGGCGTTCAGATCGCCAAGGTCTCGGCCGGCGTGGTGCTCGCCATCCTTCCGCTCGTGATCGCCTCGCGCTTCATCCAGCGCTTCATCGTGCAGGGGCTCACGTTCGGCAGCGTGAAATGA